In Daucus carota subsp. sativus chromosome 4, DH1 v3.0, whole genome shotgun sequence, one DNA window encodes the following:
- the LOC108203355 gene encoding uncharacterized protein LOC108203355, translating into MELEHKAYWAIKKFNMSLDEAGLHRKLQLSELEELHNEAYESARIYKEKTMVFHDKMIQRKNFEVGQKVLLYHSRLRLFPRKLRSRWIGPYEIVEVFPHGAVSIKKDDGNVFKVNGHHLKPYLEDPSNYIKESETLNDVIISGA; encoded by the coding sequence ATGGAACTTGAACATAAGGCATACTGGGCTATTAAGAAATTTAATATGAGTCTTGATGAGGCCGGTTTGCACCGCAAGTTGCAATTGTCTGAATTGGAAGAACTTCACAACGAAGCTTATGAGAGCGCTCGTATTTACAAGGAAAAGACAATGGTGTTCCATGATAAGATGATCCAAAGGAAGAATTTTGAGGTTGGACAGAAAGTTCTTTTGTATCATTCTCGGTTACGTCTTTTTCCTAGAAAATTACGATCAAGATGGATTGGCCCATATGAAATTGTTGAAGTGTTTCCACACGGAGCTGTGAGCATTAAAAAAGATGATGGAAATGTGTTTAAGGTGAATGGACATCATCTTAAACCTTATTTGGAGGATCCTTCTAATTATATCAAGGAGAGCGAGACACTTAATGATGTGATTATCTCTGGTGCTTAA